One genomic region from Antedon mediterranea chromosome 3, ecAntMedi1.1, whole genome shotgun sequence encodes:
- the LOC140044903 gene encoding uncharacterized protein, producing the protein MERHKCCLQDLCRLCGKKNCSKINLLKSKLCYARDINLSLGVDVLQDVDGIHPNFICNCCKMKLHRWRTFRNKKKDKEISIHLLPFAEHSDDNCSVCAFSVPLINLNKILAIGKNLGFVAQLGTDKVTFIKIINDLPIVCVHIYATCSWKVNVLLKDSTNRCAKFPEILTEDNAECLLTWIWKSAICCGNTEFIQLCRKQSPSNLAVFNSISGSTVAMEEDTNGERTIRHVNCCIFVEGNRCEVCTMYRTTLMSKRSRINDQKAVDISSHARNDQLNNDQLRKKLMLVSNDRKNLQKMVKDLKEKVRKSFEDDSSPLQETMSEALKTIMTTHTETVSEQFKEGSPQRLLWDEQVAANKSSATGRRWHPAIIRFCLALHMKSTAAYRIIRNSGYLTLPHENTLRNYTHFTDAKSGFNPDVILRIKHDIHFDALPNFRKIVSLSFDEMKINAGLVYSSKSGNLVGFSSMGSMNEAMDNFARELDLDKNKQPKEASHMLSLMVRGMFMPLHETFAHFPTHGCKSYNLYWIIWKAVTWLEYAGFRVCAFVCDGASPNRKFYRQHGTSVSSEVVFSTISPYTKRNIYFICDTPHLLKTTRNNLENSGFNSKSRNLHFNHQDLKWNQLLTLVEEDIGCGSGLRKLHKIRHEHLYLTPSLRMKVKLAVQILSSSVAHALEIQGRHDTKSLIHFIKYMNKFFDCLNVSRVERRRNNINENLLEYRSVDDSRLKWLVDDFLGFLNTWENQCLETPNTTAAEKKRMCLSRETLDGLRITVNSFVKLTKELLATDGVDYVLSEKLNQDPLEEYFSKQRGCGGRNENPTVHQFQHNALTLQVAGARSVTGSIHSNTRKSGFSIDSTPFPKRTKTINNKVEI; encoded by the exons ATGGAACGGCACAAATGTTGCCTCCAGGATCTCTGTAGATTATGTGGTAAAAAAAACTGCTCTAAAATAAATCTATTGAAATCCAAGTTGTGCTATGCAAGAGATATCAACCTTTCATTAGGAGTTGATGTGTTGCAAGATGTAGATGGCATCCATCCCAACTTCATCTGCAACTGCTGTAAGATGAAATTACATCGTTGGCGGACTTTCCGCAATAAGAAAAAAGACAAAGAAATATCAATTCATCTTTTGCCATTTGCTGAACATTCCGATGATAATTGTTCTGTATGTGCATTTTCTGTTCCATTGATCAATCTCAACAAAATTCTAGCAATTGGGAAGAATCTTGGCTTTGTAGCACAACTTGGAACCGACAAAGTCACATTCATTAAGATAATTAATGATCTTCCTATTGTTTGTGTGCATATTTATGCCACATGCTCATGGAAAGTAAATGTTTTGTTGAAGGATTCTACAAATAGATGTGCAAAATTTCCTGAAATTCTGACAGAAGATAATGCAGAATGTTTATTGACATGGATATGGAAATCTGCAATTTGCTGTGGAAACACTGAGTTCATCCAACTTTGTCGCAAGCAATCACCATCAAACCTAGCAGTGTTTAATAGTATTTCTGGATCAACAGTGGCAATGGAAGAGGACACAAATGGTGAAAGAACAATAAGGCACGTGAACTGCTGTATATTTGTTGAGGGAAATCGCTGTGAAGTATGCACAATGTATAGAACAACGTTAATGTCTAAAAGGTCAAGAATTAATGATCAAAAAGCAGTAGACATTAGTTCTCATGCACGAAATGATCAGTTAAACAATGATCAGTTAAGGAAAAAGTTGATGTTGGTGTCAAATGACAGGAAAAACTTACAGAAAATGGTTAAAGACCTTAAAGAAAAAGTAAGGAAGTCATTTGAAGATGATTCTAGTCCATTGCAAGAAACAATGTCTGAAGCTCTAAAGACAATAATGACAACACATACAGAAACTGTGTCAGAACAATTTAAGGAAGGTTCTCCACAAAGACTACTATGGGATGAACAAGTGGCTGCCAATAAATCATCTGCAACAGGTCGTCGTTGGCACCCAGcaataattcgtttttgcttaGCGTTGCACATGAAGTCTACTGCAGCTTACCGTATTATTAGGAACTCTGGTTACTTGACATTGCCACATGAAAATACCCTAAGGAACTACACACATTTTACTGATGCAAAGTCTGGTTTTAATCCTGATGTTATCCTGCGGATAAAGCATGATATACATTTTGATGCGTTACCTAATTTTAGGAAAATTGTTTCATTAAGTTTTGATGAAATGAAGATAAACGCAGGTCTTGTGTATTCTAGCAAATCGGGTAATCTTGTTGGATTCTCCAGTATGGGATCAATGAACGAAGCCATGGACAATTTTGCAAGAGAGTTGGACTTGGACAAAAATAAACAACCAAAGGAAGCATCACACATGTTGTCTCTGATGGTTCGGGGCATGTTTATGCCTTTACATGAAACATTCGCACATTTCCCCACTCATGGCTGCAAGAGTTACAATTTATATTGGATCATATGGAAAGCTGTGACTTGGCTAGAGTATGCAGGATTCAGAGTTTGTGCTTTCGTATGTGATGGTGCAAGTCCAAATCGAAAATTTTACAGACAGCATGGAACATCTGTTTCTTCAGAAGTTGTCTTTTCAACCATTAGTCCATATACGAAAAGGAATATCTATTTCATTTGCGACACTCCACACTTGTTAAAGACTACAAGAAATAATCTCGAAAACTCTGGATTTAACTCAAAATCAAGAAACTTGCAT tttAATCATCAAGATCTAAAGTGGAATCAGTTGCTCACCTTGGTAGAAGAAGATATTGGATGTGGTAGTGGCCTAAGAAAACTCCACAAAATACGCCACGAACATTTATACCTTACGCCAAGCTTAAGGATGAAAGTTAAACTAGCTGTCCAG ATCCTTAGCAGCAGTGTTGCCCATGCGTTGGAAATTCAAGGCAGACATGACACAAAAAGTCTAATCCACTTCATAAAGTACATGAACAAGTTTTTTGATTGTCTTAATGTTAGTCGTGTTGAGAGACGAAGAAACAACATAAATGAGAACCTGTTAGAATACAGAAGTGTGGATGATTCAAGATTAAAG TGGCTTGTAGACGATTTCCTCGGCTTTCTTAATACATGGGAGAATCAATGTTTGGAAACACCAAATACAACAGCAGCAGAAAAGAAAAGGATGTGCCTAAGTCGTGAAACACTTGACGGACTAAGAATAACag TTAACTCTTTTGTGAAACTTACAAAGGAATTGCTTGCTACTGATGGTGTGGACTATGTGTTGAGTGAAAAACTAAACCAAGATCCTCTTGAGGAATACTTTAGCAAACAGAGAGGATGTGGAGGAAGAAATGAAAACCCAACAGTTCATCAATTCCAACATAATGCATTGACACTACAAGTTGCAGGAGCCAGAAGTGTAACTGGTTCAATCCACTCCAACACCAGGAAGTCTGGATTTAGCATAGACAGTACCCCATTCCCAAAAAGAACGAAAACCATAAATAATAAAgtagaaatataa
- the LOC140044905 gene encoding uncharacterized protein: MEFDELLTKELLAEFEEINTEVGTEEVKNICICNCPSTEETIACNGKDCEVRWFHTNCVSSGLGLAAEETWKCDKCIIGSEPSGPSNYTNASRPSESTTNNKPEKAAKKKPIKWKSQYLLENALADSLEIVNHSFNKVLEDPMLQLNPKMATAINNAVVELRSKDIQDVANKLVNTLWETATVANTKRTASEGLDAVCRNFHTFRINENSNQFLGLVDCDIAANFLFQMASEAIVEELLLRQIGPYENAAANEPPQVEVTKEEQQTLRYMAGYIPHKLLRFYRRFPNNNLANLSIDVLRKLEIEDNNDKMSFLDYSKDWITKINRGGLFKINNDSFLFFRRLECEVKPILSSTKITELCGLNLKDKLTSALDSPVIKLAWERLIGDNVNEVVVSTLFNKVIGCYIDIRCKAFTTVYMMERKKKDASVGKKGEKPLRKKLKNNDLT, encoded by the exons ATGGAGTTTGATGAGTTGTTAACAAAAGAATTATTAGCAGAATTTGAAGAAATAAATACCGAAGTAGGCACCGAAGAAGTGAAAAATATCTGTATATGTAACTGTCCATCGACGGAAGAGACAATAGCCTGCAACGGTAAAGATTGCGAAGTCAGATGGTTCCATACGAATTGCGTGAGttcaggcctaggcctagccgcCGAAGAAACGTGGAAGTGCGACAAGTGTATTATTGGTTCTGAGCCTAGTGGGCCAAGCAATTATACGAACGCTAGTAGGCCCAGCGAATCAACTACTAACAATAAACCGGAAAAAG CTGCAAAAAAGAAGCCGATAAAATGGAAGAGCCAATATCTACTTGAAAATGCATTAGCTGATTCTTTGGAAATTGTTAATCACTCATTTAACAAAGTTCTTGAAGACCCTATGCTGCAGTTAAATCCAAAGATGGCAACAGCAATAAACAATGCAGTGGTCGAGTTGCGGTCAAAAGACATTCAGGATGTTGCAAACAAACTTGTCAATACTTTATGGGAGACAGCAACTGTAGCGAACACTAAAAGAACTGCATCAGAAGGGTTAGACGCAGTGTGTAGAAACTTTCATACTTTTCGCATAAATGAAAACTCAAATCAATTTTTAGGTTTAGTTGACTGTGATATTGCTGCAaattttttattccaaatggcaaGCGAGGCAATTGTAGAAGAGTTGTTGTTAAGGCAAATTGGGCCATATGAGAATGCTGCTGCAAATGAACCGCCACAGGTAGAGGTAACCAAGGAAGAGCAACAAACATTAAGATACATGGCTGGCTATATTCCGCATAAATTACTACGCTTTTACAGAAGATTTCCAAATAACAATCTAGCTAATTTATCTATTGATGTATTAAGGAAATTAGAAATTGAAGACAACAAtgataaaatgtcatttttagaTTATAGTAAAGACTGGATTACAAAAATTAACAGAGGAGgcctatttaaaataaataatgattcatttttattttttaggcgGCTAGAATGCGAGGTAAAACCCATTTTGTCCTCCACAAAAATTACAGAACTTTGTGGTTTAAATTTAAAGGACAAACTTACTTCAGCCCTTGACTCGCCTGTCATTAAATTAGCATGGGAACGGTTAATTGGGGATAATGTTAATGAGGTAGTAGTGTCTACTTTATTTAACAAAGTTATTGGATGTTATATAGACATCAGATGTAAGGCTTTTACCACCGTATATATGAtggaaagaaaaaagaaagatgCATCAGTCGGAAAGAAGGGTGAAAAACCCTTAAGAAAGAAACTTAAAAATAATGACTTAACTTAA